The following are encoded together in the Phaseolus vulgaris cultivar G19833 chromosome 9, P. vulgaris v2.0, whole genome shotgun sequence genome:
- the LOC137821768 gene encoding uncharacterized protein: MGKGKEQKQNKLVWIITTPFRVLGKARDAYVRSITQCGHNMNYSSPVDAAGKFQALPRSYSVATSRSDNEDFAELLRAASARTLVDRIDVDLVLKQQAQAEAQARPLSSNGLPKSTSVGMGRIDEDTPYDLSDGVVRGLPKAYPRSRSYAVGKTSAVL; the protein is encoded by the coding sequence ATGGGAAAGGGTAAGGAACAGAAGCAGAACAAGTTGGTGTGGATCATAACCACGCCTTTCAGAGTATTGGGAAAAGCGAGGGATGCTTACGTCAGAAGCATAACACAGTGTGGTCACAACATGAACTATAGCAGCCCTGTTGATGCTGCTGGCAAATTCCAGGCTCTGCCCAGGAGCTACAGTGTTGCCACGTCACGGTCCGATAACGAGGATTTCGCGGAGCTTCTGAGAGCTGCTTCTGCCAGGACTTTGGTCGACAGAATCGACGTGGATTTGGTTCTGAAACAGCAGGCCCAGGCCGAAGCCCAGGCCCGGCCCCTTTCATCTAATGGGCTTCCGAAGTCCACGAGCGTTGGCATGGGCCGGATCGACGAGGACACGCCTTATGATTTGTCTGATGGGGTTGTTCGCGGTCTTCCGAAAGCGTATCCCAGAAGTAGAAGTTACGCTGTTGGAAAGACAAGTGCTGTATTGTGA